The following are from one region of the Leptospira wolbachii serovar Codice str. CDC genome:
- a CDS encoding Fic family protein, whose product MNPNLIKSIEGKKKELDKLRPLPKGIVSKLNEQFYLEWTYNSNAIEGNTLSLQETDLVLRQGITIGNKSLREHFEVLNHKEGIYFLEEIIKKKTFISVNLIREIHGKILKNIDDEQAGVFRSTNVRITGASHIPPSAGKIYDLVMELVEWYYINYKSISIPEIAAWMHYKLVFIHPFIDGNGRTARLLMNLILMQEGYPPAVILHLDRKKYYKVLREADKGNPSTFLDFVGRSIERSLIIYLNALRPDSSNEKQGYITLKEATKYCNFSLEYLSLLARTGKLSAVKFNRNWMTTIQAVQTYLEETSIKKN is encoded by the coding sequence CTAAAGGAATTGTTAGTAAACTAAACGAACAATTCTATTTAGAGTGGACATACAACTCAAATGCCATTGAAGGAAATACTCTTAGCTTACAAGAAACGGATTTAGTTTTAAGACAAGGAATTACTATTGGGAACAAGAGCCTCAGGGAGCATTTTGAAGTTTTAAATCACAAAGAAGGAATTTACTTCCTCGAAGAAATAATAAAGAAAAAAACCTTCATATCAGTAAATCTAATTCGAGAAATTCATGGGAAAATATTAAAGAATATTGATGATGAACAGGCTGGAGTCTTTAGAAGTACCAATGTTAGAATCACGGGAGCTTCTCATATACCTCCCAGTGCAGGAAAAATATATGATCTAGTAATGGAATTAGTTGAATGGTATTATATAAATTATAAATCAATATCAATACCAGAAATAGCTGCGTGGATGCATTACAAACTAGTATTCATACATCCTTTCATTGACGGAAATGGAAGAACTGCAAGGCTTTTAATGAATCTAATTCTTATGCAGGAAGGTTACCCTCCAGCAGTTATTCTACATCTCGATAGAAAAAAATATTATAAAGTTCTACGAGAAGCTGATAAGGGAAATCCATCAACATTCCTTGATTTTGTTGGACGCTCAATTGAAAGATCTTTGATAATTTATCTTAATGCTCTTAGACCAGATTCTTCAAATGAAAAACAGGGATACATCACCCTAAAGGAAGCAACCAAATATTGCAATTTTTCATTAGAATATCTTTCTTTACTTGCAAGAACCGGAAAGCTATCAGCTGTAAAATTTAATAGAAATTGGATGACGACTATCCAAGCAGTTCAAACTTACCTAGAAGAAACCTCTATAAAGAAAAATTAA